One part of the Phragmites australis chromosome 3, lpPhrAust1.1, whole genome shotgun sequence genome encodes these proteins:
- the LOC133912107 gene encoding uncharacterized protein LOC133912107 yields MTTRSNGDHHGNGHHNGNGHHNEGSWYPQRRPHYGYGGGSASFRGCCCCLFLLLTFLALLALAVALVVVLVVKPRKPQFDLNQVSVQYLLVSSPTSPAASPAGVPPVAPGAAYLSLNITLLFTAVNPNKVGIRYGATAFDVMYHGVPLGVAAVPGFEQPAHSTRLLQTRVIVDRFNVLQADAQDLVRDAAIYDRVDLRITGDVGAKILVLGFSSPKVQVSVDCAIAISPRSQSLKYKQCGVDGLSV; encoded by the exons ATGACGACCCGATCCAACGGCGACCACCACGGCAACGGCCACCACAACGGCAACGGCCACCACAACGAGGGGTCCTGGTACCCACAGCGCCGCCCGCACTACGGGTACGGCGGCGGGTCCGCCTCCTtccgcggctgctgctgctgcctcttCCTGCTGCTCACCTTCCTGGCGCTCCTCGCCCTGGCGGTCGCGCTCGTCGTCGTGCTCGTGGTGAAGCCCCGCAAGCCGCAGTTCGACCTCAACCAGGTGTCCGTGCAGTACCTCCTCGTCTCCTCGCCGACGTCCCCCGCGGCGTCCCCGGCCGGCGTGCCCCCCGTGGCCCCCGGCGCCGCCTATCTCTCGCTTAACATCACGCTGCTCTTCACCGCCGTGAACCCCAACAAGGTGGGCATTCGGTACGGCGCCACGGCGTTCGACGTCATGTACCACGGGGTGCCGCTCGGGGTGGCGGCGGTGCCCGGGTTCGAGCAGCCCGCACACAGCACCCGGCTGCTCCAGACCCGCGTCATCGTCGACCGCTTCAACGTGCTCCAGGCCGACGCCCAGGACCTCGTCCGCGACGCCGCGATCTACGACCGCGTCGACCTCCGTATCACCGGCGACGTCGGCGCCAAGATCCTCGTGCTCGGCTTCTCCTCTCCCAAGGTCCAG GTGTCGGTGGATTGCGCGATCGCCATCAGTCCAAGGAGCCAGTCGCTCAAATACAAGCAGTGCGGCGTGGATGGGCTAAGCGTGTAG
- the LOC133910974 gene encoding G-type lectin S-receptor-like serine/threonine-protein kinase At2g19130 translates to MCASRHVALLLLLPCLSLCPSGSAAANDTLAAGGSLTGNRTLVSAGGQFELGFFSPPGSAKYYVGIWYKQIPVQTAIWAMNRDVPVSDPSSVELTVAQDGSLVLLVAGNRSKEPIWSSNSTGSCDDGTVAAVLLDTGNLQVLCGRQGSNTSAIIWQSFDHPTDTLVPGGWVELNKSTGAYQALRSWRSATDPSTGLYMDQVDPHGSGRFAFLWNGTVIYHYVGAWNGRYFNSIPEMVMSGNYKFIYVDNEEEVKWSFQVTKPSTLSRMVMSPHGQITMFDWSDESGQWLLHWATPTSQCDVYSLCGPFGLCDVASSGYCRCLPGFEPASPGDWVGQLWSSGCKRKTSLQCSSNASTTDGFLPVQNVQMPSGNFSVADAGSSGGCAAACLRNCSCTAYAYKDGCLVWGDDLRNVQQLSDGNAGASTLFLRVAAADLAAANQGTSTNDLGVIVGASSAVVLAILCLLFVLAWARRHEKTVHHDGSLLVFSYGYLAQCTKNYSQKLGMGSFGSVYKGTLPDHTVVAVKRLEGSAQGEKQFRTEVRTLGTIQHVNLVRLQGFCATKHERLLVYDYMPNGSLASLLSGHSIRMLDWSTRFRIMAGVARGLAYLHEKCQERIVHCDVKPENILLDADFCPKVADFGMAKLIGRDFSQALTTARGTIGYLAPEWILGLPITAKADVYSYGMMLLELISGRRNRDTGRGMGYFPLWAATKVGEGRFLELLDERLAGDADVEELSRACNVACWCIQQAEPLRPTMGQVVQVLEGSLRAGPAPVPRYLEQFLGEDSCTF, encoded by the coding sequence ATGGTACAAGCAAATCCCGGTGCAAACCGCCATCTGGGCGATGAACAGAGACGTCCCAGTCTCCGACCCGTCGTCCGTGGAGCTAACCGTAGCCCAGGACGGCAGCCTGGTCCTCCTCGTAGCCGGAAACCGGTCCAAGGAGCCAATCTGGTCGTCCAATTCGACGGGTTCGTGCGACGACGGCACAGTCGCGGCGGTGCTCCTCGACACCGGGAACCTGCAGGTTCTGTGCGGCCGGCAGGGAAGCAACACGTCGGCAATCATTTGGCAGAGCTTCGACCACCCGACCGACACGCTCGTGCCGGGCGGCTGGGTCGAGCTGAACAAGAGCACCGGCGCGTACCAGGCGCTCCGGTCGTGGAGGAGCGCCACCGACCCATCTACGGGTCTGTACATGGACCAGGTCGACCCGCATGGCTCGGGCCGGTTCGCCTTCCTGTGGAACGGCACGGTCATCTACCACTATGTCGGCGCTTGGAACGGGCGGTACTTCAACTCCATCCCGGAGATGGTCATGTCGGGGAACTACAAGTTTATCTATGTGGACAACGAGGAGGAAGTGAAGTGGTCGTTCCAGGTCACTAAGCCGTCGACCCTATCGAGGATGGTGATGAGCCCTCACGGCCAGATCACCATGTTCGACTGGTCCGACGAGTCCGGGCAGTGGCTGCTGCACTGGGCAACCCCCACGTCGCAGTGCGACGTGTACTCCCTGTGCGGGCCTTTCGGCCTCTGCGACGTGGCCAGCTCGGGGTACTGCCGGTGCTTGCCGGGGTTCGAGCCCGCGTCGCCGGGGGATTGGGTCGGTCAGCTCTGGAGCAGCGGCTGCAAGAGGAAGACGAGCTTGCAGTGTAGCAGCAACGCATCAACAACTGATGGGTTCCTGCCGGTGCAAAATGTCCAGATGCCGAGCGGCAATTTCTCAGTGGCTGATGCAGGCAGCTCCGGAGGTTGTGCAGCAGCGTGCTTGCGCAATTGCTCTTGCACAGCTTATGCGTACAAAGATGGCTGCTTGGTGTGGGGCGATGATCTAAGGAATGTTCAGCAGCTCTCCGACGGCAACGCCGGGGCTTCAACCCTGTTCCTCAGAGTCGCCGCCGCGGACCTTGCTGCTGCAAACCAAGGTACGTCAACAAATGATCTCGGTGTCATCGTGGGTGCGTCTTCAGCTGTTGTTCTCGCCATACTCTGCCTGCTCTTCGTTCTTGCCTGGGCTCGACGTCATGAGAAAACGGTGCACCATGACGGCTCTCTCCTCGTGTTCAGTTATGGTTACCTAGCACAGTGCACGAAGAACTACTCCCAGAAGCTGGGGATGGGGAGCTTCGGCTCGGTGTACAAAGGGACGCTCCCCGACCACACAGTGGTAGCCGTGAAGCGGCTCGAGGGATCGGCGCAGGGGGAGAAGCAGTTCCGCACCGAGGTCAGGACGCTAGGGACGATCCAGCACGTCAATCTCGTTCGCCTTCAAGGATTCTGCGCCACAAAGCACGAGAGGCTCTTGGTCTACGACTACATGCCCAATGGGTCTCTAGCTTCACTGCTGTCGGGTCACAGCATCAGGATGCTGGACTGGAGCACCAGGTTCCGGATCATGGCCGGTGTCGCGAGGGGGCTGGCCTACCTCCACGAGAAGTGCCAGGAGCGCATCGTGCACTGCGACGTGAAGCCAGAGAACATACTACTCGACGCGGACTTCTGCCCCAAGGTGGCGGACTTCGGCATGGCGAAGCTCATCGGGCGGGACTTCAGCCAGGCGCTGACCACCGCGCGCGGCACGATCGGGTACCTGGCGCCGGAGTGGATCCTGGGCCTGCCCATCACGGCCAAGGCCGACGTGTACAGCTACGGGATGATGCTCCTGGAGCTCATCTCCGGCCGGAGGAACCGTGACACCGGCCGAGGCATGGGCTACTTCCCGCTCTGGGCCGCGACCAAGGTCGGCGAGGGGCGGTTCCTTGAGCTGCTGGACGAGCGGTTGGCGGGGGACGCGGATGTGGAGGAGCTCAGCCGCGCGTGCAACGTCGCGTGCTGGTGCATACAGCAGGCCGAGCCGCTCAGGCCCACCATGGGGCAGGTGGTGCAGGTCTTGGAGGGCTCGCTCCGCGCGGGCCCCGCGCCAGTGCCGAGGTACCTTGAGCAGTTCCTTGGGGAGGATTCGTGTACATTCTGA